In Vibrio hippocampi, a single genomic region encodes these proteins:
- the deoC gene encoding deoxyribose-phosphate aldolase yields the protein MSDLKSAALRALKLMDLTTLNDDDTNEKVIALCHDAKSSVGNTAAICIYPRFIPIAKKTLREQGTPEVRIATVTNFPHGNDDIDIAVAETKAAVAYGADEVDVVFPYRALIAGNEEVGFELVKQCKEACGDILLKVIIETGELKEPSLIKKASEIAIKAGADFIKTSTGKVPVNATPEYARMMLEVIRDMGVAEKVGFKPAGGVRTAEDAAAYLAMADEILGADWADNMHYRFGASSLLTNLLNTLEVTNETADPSAY from the coding sequence ATGAGCGATTTAAAATCAGCAGCTCTACGTGCACTTAAATTAATGGATCTCACTACGCTTAACGATGACGATACGAATGAAAAAGTAATCGCATTGTGCCACGACGCAAAATCTTCAGTGGGTAATACCGCTGCGATTTGTATCTACCCTCGTTTTATCCCAATCGCTAAAAAAACGCTTCGTGAACAGGGGACACCTGAGGTTCGCATTGCAACAGTGACTAACTTCCCACACGGTAATGACGATATCGATATCGCCGTTGCAGAAACCAAAGCGGCTGTGGCGTACGGTGCGGATGAAGTCGATGTGGTTTTCCCATATCGCGCTCTAATCGCCGGTAATGAAGAGGTTGGCTTCGAGCTAGTGAAGCAGTGTAAAGAGGCTTGCGGTGATATTCTGCTGAAAGTGATTATTGAAACGGGTGAGCTAAAAGAGCCATCTTTAATCAAGAAAGCCTCAGAAATCGCTATCAAAGCAGGCGCAGATTTCATTAAAACATCCACAGGTAAAGTTCCAGTCAATGCAACCCCAGAATACGCACGTATGATGCTAGAAGTTATCCGTGATATGGGTGTGGCAGAGAAAGTGGGCTTCAAGCCAGCAGGTGGCGTGCGCACGGCAGAAGATGCGGCCGCATACCTAGCTATGGCTGACGAAATTTTAGGTGCAGATTGGGCTGACAACATGCACTACCGTTTTGGTGCATCAAGCTTACTAACGAACCTACTGAATACATTAGAAGTGACAAACGAAACAGCAGACCCTTCTGCTTATTAA
- a CDS encoding TatD family hydrolase, with amino-acid sequence MIDTHCHLDLLAEHLSLDTALEDANASGVSKIIVPAVNSRNWHKVSELAGQYEQVYFALGIHPCFIESGSISINALQSELHQQRNNKKWVAVGECGLDFYHNRDDEVQQKKLLIDQIHLANDYGKPVLLHCRKAHQDLIKILKQHRPLYGGIIHGFSGSYQQALDYINLGMHIGVGGVISYQRAKKTRATIAKVPLDSIVIETDSPDMPLSGYQGQVNQPKRTKLVLNHLIELRSEGEQTVTSTVERSTSGLFSFC; translated from the coding sequence ATGATCGATACCCATTGCCACCTAGATTTGCTTGCGGAACACCTGTCTTTAGATACGGCGTTAGAGGATGCCAATGCGAGTGGGGTGAGCAAGATCATTGTCCCTGCGGTGAATAGTCGCAATTGGCACAAGGTATCCGAACTTGCTGGTCAATATGAACAAGTCTATTTCGCTTTAGGGATCCATCCCTGCTTTATTGAGTCGGGCTCAATATCAATCAACGCATTGCAAAGTGAGTTGCACCAACAACGAAATAATAAAAAATGGGTGGCTGTTGGTGAGTGTGGTTTAGATTTCTATCACAACAGAGATGACGAAGTGCAACAAAAGAAGCTATTGATCGATCAGATTCATCTTGCTAACGACTATGGTAAACCCGTATTACTTCATTGCCGCAAGGCCCATCAAGATTTGATCAAGATACTAAAACAGCATCGACCTCTCTATGGCGGAATAATTCATGGTTTTAGTGGTAGCTACCAGCAAGCTTTGGACTATATTAATTTAGGTATGCACATAGGCGTTGGCGGTGTAATTAGTTACCAGAGAGCAAAAAAAACCAGAGCAACCATAGCCAAAGTCCCTTTAGATTCCATCGTCATCGAAACTGACTCGCCAGATATGCCACTAAGTGGTTATCAGGGGCAAGTGAACCAACCTAAGAGGACAAAGTTGGTGCTAAATCACTTGATTGAGTTGCGAAGTGAAGGGGAGCAAACGGTTACGTCTACGGTTGAGCGGAGTACTAGTGGGTTGTTTTCTTTTTGTTAA
- a CDS encoding NupC/NupG family nucleoside CNT transporter produces MSLFMSLVGMVVLILIAVLLSDNRKAINVRTVAGAFAIQFALGAFVLYVPWGQELLKSFSDAVSSVINYGNDGTSFLFGGLVSDKMFEVFGGGGFIFAFRVLPTLIFFSALISVLYYLGVMQWVIKILGGGLQKALGTSRAESMSAAANIFVGQTEAPLVVRPFVPKMTQSELFAVMCGGLASIAGGVLAGYASMGVPIEYLVAASFMAAPSGLLFAKIIKPETDEPIEQLDDIDAEGADKPANVIDAAAGGASAGLQLALNVGAMLIAFIGLIALLNGMLGGLGGWFGMPELRLELILGWIFAPLAFLLGVPWSEATIAGEFIGLKTVANEFVAYASFAEYLTPEAPVVLQEKTKAIISFALCGFANLSSIAILLGGLGSLAPKRRGDIARMGIKAVIAGTLSNLMAATIAGFCLSLAAL; encoded by the coding sequence ATGAGCTTGTTTATGAGCCTGGTTGGTATGGTGGTACTGATCCTGATCGCAGTACTACTATCAGACAACCGCAAAGCAATTAACGTTCGCACAGTTGCAGGTGCGTTTGCAATTCAATTCGCACTGGGTGCATTTGTTCTTTACGTTCCTTGGGGACAAGAATTATTAAAGAGCTTCTCTGATGCTGTTTCAAGCGTCATCAACTACGGTAACGATGGCACATCATTCCTATTTGGCGGTTTAGTGTCAGATAAAATGTTTGAAGTCTTTGGCGGTGGCGGTTTTATCTTCGCTTTCCGTGTACTTCCAACACTTATCTTCTTCTCTGCCCTTATCTCAGTGCTTTACTACCTTGGCGTGATGCAATGGGTGATCAAGATTCTGGGTGGCGGTCTTCAAAAAGCATTGGGAACGTCTCGTGCTGAATCTATGTCAGCAGCGGCAAATATCTTTGTTGGTCAAACAGAAGCCCCTCTGGTTGTTCGTCCTTTCGTTCCTAAGATGACTCAATCTGAGTTATTCGCTGTGATGTGTGGTGGTTTAGCCTCTATCGCGGGTGGTGTTCTTGCTGGTTATGCGTCAATGGGCGTGCCAATTGAGTACTTAGTTGCGGCTTCTTTCATGGCGGCACCGAGTGGTCTTCTGTTTGCAAAAATCATTAAACCTGAAACCGATGAGCCGATTGAGCAGCTAGACGATATTGATGCAGAGGGTGCAGACAAGCCAGCTAACGTTATCGACGCAGCCGCAGGCGGTGCATCTGCAGGTTTGCAACTGGCGCTGAATGTCGGTGCTATGTTGATTGCGTTCATTGGTCTTATCGCATTGCTCAACGGTATGTTAGGTGGTCTTGGCGGTTGGTTCGGTATGCCGGAGCTTAGGCTTGAACTTATCCTTGGCTGGATCTTCGCACCTCTTGCATTCCTATTGGGTGTGCCATGGTCTGAAGCCACTATCGCGGGTGAGTTTATTGGTCTAAAAACCGTCGCGAACGAGTTTGTTGCTTATGCAAGTTTTGCTGAATATCTAACGCCAGAAGCACCTGTAGTTCTGCAAGAAAAAACCAAAGCAATTATCTCATTTGCACTTTGTGGCTTTGCTAACCTATCTTCTATTGCCATCCTACTTGGTGGTTTAGGTAGCCTTGCGCCAAAACGTCGCGGTGATATTGCACGTATGGGCATCAAAGCCGTTATTGCAGGTACTCTTTCTAACCTAATGGCTGCGACCATCGCAGGTTTCTGCTTGAGCCTAGCTGCACTATAA
- the deoA gene encoding thymidine phosphorylase has protein sequence MYLPQEIIRKKRDGHELSAEEIQFFIQGVAKDTVSEGQIAAFAMTIFFNEMTMNERIALTCAMRDSGMVIDWSQQGFTGPIVDKHSTGGVGDVTSLMLGPMVAACGGFVPMISGRGLGHTGGTLDKLESIPGYNITPSNEVFGEVTKQAGVAIIGQTGDLAPADKRVYATRDITATVDNISLITASILSKKLAAGLESLVMDVKVGSGAFMPTYEQSEELAESIVAVANGAGTNTTAILTDMNQVLASSAGNAVEVREAVRFLTGEYRNERLYQVTMALCSEMLILGQLAKDAVEATAMLNQVLDNGKAAHCFNQMVQGLGGPADFVEHYDRYLPKAEIVKPVYAQQPGTVLSMDTRAIGMAVVAMGGGRRVASDLIDYAVGFDQFIQLGEQASQDKPLAMIHARDEAQWQQAAEALNAAITVGEGRYTATPCVYKHIRAEDLA, from the coding sequence ATGTACCTTCCTCAAGAAATTATCCGTAAAAAACGTGACGGTCACGAACTGTCGGCGGAAGAGATCCAGTTCTTTATTCAAGGTGTCGCTAAGGACACCGTGTCAGAAGGGCAAATTGCTGCCTTTGCTATGACGATTTTTTTCAATGAAATGACCATGAATGAACGTATTGCCCTAACCTGTGCGATGCGCGATTCCGGAATGGTCATTGATTGGTCTCAGCAAGGTTTTACCGGACCTATCGTCGATAAACACTCAACGGGTGGTGTGGGCGATGTGACGTCGCTTATGCTTGGTCCAATGGTGGCGGCATGTGGTGGTTTTGTTCCAATGATCTCTGGTCGCGGTTTAGGGCACACTGGGGGCACACTCGACAAGCTAGAATCCATCCCTGGTTACAACATTACCCCAAGCAATGAAGTGTTTGGTGAGGTGACTAAGCAAGCGGGTGTGGCGATTATCGGTCAGACAGGCGATCTTGCCCCAGCAGATAAACGAGTCTATGCCACTCGTGATATTACGGCGACCGTTGATAATATCTCTTTGATTACCGCGTCTATTCTGTCGAAGAAACTGGCAGCGGGTCTTGAGTCTTTGGTTATGGATGTCAAGGTCGGCTCTGGTGCATTTATGCCAACCTACGAGCAGTCTGAAGAATTGGCGGAATCTATTGTGGCTGTGGCAAATGGCGCAGGGACAAATACCACGGCTATTTTGACCGATATGAATCAAGTCTTGGCGTCATCAGCAGGCAATGCTGTTGAGGTGCGAGAGGCGGTTCGCTTCTTGACTGGAGAGTATAGAAACGAGCGTTTGTACCAAGTCACGATGGCTTTGTGTAGCGAGATGTTGATTTTGGGTCAGTTGGCGAAAGATGCTGTCGAGGCAACCGCCATGTTGAATCAAGTCTTGGACAATGGCAAAGCGGCGCATTGCTTCAATCAAATGGTGCAAGGTTTAGGCGGTCCAGCTGATTTTGTCGAGCACTATGACCGTTACTTACCAAAAGCAGAGATCGTCAAGCCAGTTTATGCTCAGCAACCTGGTACGGTTCTCTCTATGGATACTCGAGCTATCGGTATGGCGGTGGTTGCAATGGGCGGTGGTCGTCGTGTTGCGTCGGATTTAATTGATTATGCGGTTGGCTTTGACCAGTTCATTCAACTGGGTGAGCAAGCGAGCCAAGATAAACCTCTCGCGATGATTCATGCGCGTGATGAAGCACAATGGCAACAAGCGGCCGAGGCGCTAAACGCGGCGATTACCGTTGGTGAAGGTCGCTACACTGCAACGCCTTGTGTTTACAAACATATTCGCGCTGAAGATCTGGCTTAG